The Vigna unguiculata cultivar IT97K-499-35 chromosome 6, ASM411807v1, whole genome shotgun sequence genome contains a region encoding:
- the LOC114188981 gene encoding E3 ubiquitin-protein ligase RMA1H1-like: MALHEYIAGDLKSIEDAVTETENCNGCFDCNICLDFAHEPVVTLCGHLYCWPCIYKWLLVQHDSLTTAERPQCPVCKAVISNSTMVPLYGRGNATAEEKTSCDVLIPPRPPASCAQVLVAAPSGRGQRLPYRNPYQGHYFSSRSYQQEDATSQTLNLGSHHHHPVTGMFGEMVYSRVFGNPENLYAYPNSYQLMGSSTPRLRRQEMQAHKSLNRISIFLFCCFLICLLVF, encoded by the coding sequence ATGGCACTTCACGAATACATTGCCGGGGATTTGAAAAGCATCGAAGATGCTGTGACCGAGACAGAAAACTGCAATGGTTGTTTTGACTGTAACATCTGCTTAGACTTTGCACATGAACCAGTGGTGACCCTGTGTGGCCACCTCTACTGCTGGCCGTGTATCTACAAGTGGCTTCTCGTCCAACATGATTCTCTTACAACCGCTGAGCGGCCTCAGTGCCCCGTTTGCAAGGCTGTTATATCCAATAGCACAATGGTTCCACTCTATGGGCGTGGCAATGCCACAGCCGAAGAGAAAACATCATGTGATGTTTTGATACCTCCAAGACCACCTGCTTCATGTGCTCAAGTTCTTGTGGCAGCACCATCTGGAAGGGGTCAGCGTCTTCCATATCGTAATCCTTACCAGGGTCACTATTTCAGCTCTCGTTCATACCAACAAGAGGACGCCACTTCTCAAACGCTCAATCTTGGATCGCACCACCACCACCCTGTGACTGGTATGTTTGGGGAGATGGTTTATTCCAGAGTGTTTGGCAACCCAGAAAACTTGTATGCATACCCCAATTCTTATCAGCTCATGGGAAGTTCTACTCCTAGATTGAGAAGGCAAGAGATGCAGGCACACAAATCTTTGAACAGAAtctctatttttctcttttgctGCTTCCTTATCTGTCTTCTTGTCTTCTAA
- the LOC114187501 gene encoding DNA-directed RNA polymerase II subunit RPB2: protein MDLEEEQEYDQQMMEEDDDEDDITQEDAWAVISAYFEEKGLVRQQLDSFDEFIQNTMQEIVDESADIEIRPESQHNPGHQSDFAETIYRISFGQIYLSKPMMTESDGETATLFPKAARLRNLTYSAPLYVDVSKRVIKKGHDGEEVTETQDFTKVFIGKVPIMLRSSYCTLYQNSEKDLTELGECPYDQGGYFIINGSEKVLIAQEKMSTNHVYVFKKRQPNKYAYVAEVRSMAESQNRPPSTMFVRMLSRTSSKGGSSGQYIRATLPYIRTEIPIIIVFRALGFVADKDILEHICYDFSDTQMMELLRPSLEEAFVIQNQQVALDYIGKRGATVGVTKEKRIKYAKEILQKEMLPHVGVGEYCETKKAYYFGYIIHRLLLCALGRRAEDDRDHYGNKRLDLAGPLLGGLFRMLFRKLTRDVRGYVQKCVDNGKDVNLQFAIKAKTITSGLKYSLATGNWGQANAAGTRAGVSQVLNRLTFASTLSHLRRLNSPIGREGKLAKPRQLHNSQWGMMCPAETPEGQACGLVKNLALMVYITVGSAAYPILEFLEEWGTENFEEISPAVIPQATKIFVNGCWMGIHRDPDMLVRTLRKLRRRVDVNTEVGVVRDIRLKELRIYTDYGRCSRPLFIVDKQRLLIKKRDIHALQQRESPEDGGWHDLVSKGFIEYIDTEEEETTMISMTINDLVQARLNPEEAYSDTYTHCEIHPSLILGVCASIIPFPDHNQSPRNTYQSAMGKQAMGIYVTNYQFRMDTLAYVLYYPQKPLVTTRAMEHLHFRQLPAGINAIVAISCYSGYNQEDSVIMNQSSIDRGFFRSLFFRSYRDEEKKMGTLVKEDFGRPDRTSTMGMRHGSYDKLDDDGLAPPGTRVSGEDVIIGKTTPISQEEAQGQALRYTRRDHSISLRHSETGMVDQVLLTTNADGLRFVKVRVRSVRIPQIGDKFSSRHGQKGTVGMTYTQEDMPWTVEGITPDIIVNPHAIPSRMTIGQLIECIMGKVAAHMGKEGDATPFTDVTVDNISKALHKCGYQMRGFETMYNGHTGRRLSAMIFLGPTYYQRLKHMVDDKIHSRGRGPVQILTRQPAEGRSRDGGLRFGEMERDCMIAHGAAHFLKERLFDQSDAYRVHVCERCGLIAIANLKKNSFECRGCKNKTDIVQVYIPYACKLLFQELMAMAIAPRMLTKEIKSTKDQKKKGA from the exons ATGGATTTGGAAGAGGAACAAGAGTACGATCAGCAAATGATGGAGGAAGACGACGACGAAGACGATATCACGCAAGAGGATGCGTGGGCTGTCATCTCCGCCTATTTCGAAGAGAAAGGCCTCGTTCGTCAGCAACTCGATTCCTTCGACGAGTTCATCCAAAACACTATGCAGGAAATCGTCGACGAATCCGCCGACATAGAAATTCGACCCGAGTCGCAGCATAATCCCGGTCACCAATCTGATTTCGCCGAG ACTATTTACAGAATCAGCTTCGGCCAGATTTACTTGAGTAAGCCCATGATGACGGAGTCTGATGGAGAAACCGCTACGTTGTTTCCCAAGGCTGCTAGGTTAAGGAACCTCACCTATTCAGCTCCTTTGTATGTTGATGTCTCCAAAAGGGTCATCAAGAAGGGGCACGATGGTGAAGAAGTCACCGAGACTCAAGATTTCACTAAAGTTTTCATTGGCAAG GTTCCTATAATGCTTCGGTCTAGTTATTGCACGTTGTACCAGAATTCGGAGAAGGATTTGACTGAACTTGGAGAGTGTCCATATGATCAAGGCGGGTATTTCATTATTAATGGGAGTGAGAAGGTTCTGATTGCTCAGGAGAAGATGAGCACCAACCATGTCTATGTTTTCAAGAAGAGGCAGCCCAACAAGTATGCCTATGTGGCTGAAGTTAGATCAATGGCCGAGTCTCAGAACAGACCGCCCAGTACTATGTTTGTGCGCATGCTCTCTCGGACTAGTTCCAAAGGG GGTTCTTCAGGACAATATATACGTGCCACACTTCCTTATATTCGAACTGAAATTCCCATCATTATTGTGTTTCGAGCGTTGGGGTTTGTTGCTGACAAAGATATACTTGAACATATATGCTACGATTTCTCAGATACTCAAATGATGGAGTTGCTTCGTCCTTCCCTAGAAGAAGCGTTTGTTATTCAAAATCAACAA GTTGCACTTGACTACATTGGGAAAAGAGGTGCAACTGTTGGTGTAACCAAGGAAAAGAGAATTAA GTATGCTAAGGAGATCCTCCAAAAGGAGATGCTCCCTCATGTGGGTGTTGGAGAGTATTGTGAGACCAAGAAAGCATACTATTTTGG TTATATCATTCACCGGCTACTTCTTTGTGCACTTGGGCGGAGGGCTGAGGATGATAGGGATCATTACGGCAACAAAAGGCTGGATCTGGCTGGCCCTCTACTTGGGGGTCTTTTTAGAATG TTATTCAGAAAGCTAACGAGAGATGTCAGGGGATATGTACAGAAG TGTGTTGATAATGGGAAAGATGTTAATCTACAATTTGCTATCAAAGCAAAAACCATCACAAGTGGACTTAAATACTCACTAGCTACTGGTAATTGGGGACAAGCAAATGCGGCAGGGACCAGAGCGGGAGTTTCACAG GTGCTGAATCGTTTAACTTTTGCGTCAACTTTATCTCACTTGCGAAGACTAAATTCCCCAATAGGACGTGAAG GGAAGTTAGCTAAACCAAGACAGCTGCATAATTCTCAATGGGGAATGATGTGTCCAGCAGAAACACCTGAAGGACAA GCTTGTGGACTTGTGAAGAATCTGGCATTGATGGTCTACATAACAGTTGGTTCAGCAGCATATCCTATTCTGGAGTTTTTGGAAGAATGGGGCACTGAGAATTTTGAG GAAATTTCTCCTGCTGTGATTCCCCAAGCTACTAAGATTTTTGTAAATGGTTGCTGGATGGGTATCCATCGTGACCCTGATATGTTGGTGAGAACTTTGAGGAAGTTGAGACGTCGG GTTGATGTTAATACTGAAGTTGGGGTTGTCAGAGATATTCGTCTTAAAGAATTGCGAATATATACTGATTATGGTCGCTGCAGTCGTCCTTTATTCATTGTGGATAAGCAAAGGCTTCTCATAAAGAAGAGGGATATTCATGCTTTACAACAGAGG GAATCCCCTGAAGATGGTGGATGGCATGACCTAGTGTCCAAGGGCTTTATAGAATATATTGACACAGAAGAAGAAGAGACTACAATGATTTCCATGACAATTAAT GATCTTGTTCAAGCTAGGCTCAACCCAGAAGAGGCATATTCTGATACATACACTCATTGTGAAATCCACCCATCTCTGATTTTGGGTGTGTGTGCCTCTATCATACCATTTCCCGATCACAATCAG TCCCCACGTAATACTTATCAGTCTGCAATGGGAAAACAAGCAATGGGGATATATGTTACCAACTACCAGTTTCGAATG GATACCTTGGCCTATGTTTTATATTATCCACAAAAGCCACTGGTCACTACAAGAGCGATGGAACATCTTCATTTCCGCCAACTCCCTGCTGGAATT AATGCCATTGTGGCAATTTCCTGTTATTCTGGTTACAATCAAGAAGATTCTGTCATCATGAACCAATCATCAATAGACCGTGGATTCTTTCGATCTCTTTTTTTCCGATCATATAG AgatgaagagaagaagatgGGAACCCTAGTCAAAGAAGACTTTGGCCGACCAGATAGAACTAGCACCATG GGCATGAGACATGGTTCTTATGATAAGCTGGATGATGATGGTCTTGCACCACCA GGCACACGAGTATCTGGTGAGGATGTTATTATTGGAAAAACCACCCCAATATCTCAGGAAGAGGCACAGGGGCAGGCTTTACGTTACACGAGGCGTGATCACAGCATAAGCTTACGTCACAGTGAAACTGGAATGGTTGATCAA GTTCTGCTGACTACAAATGCTGATGGATTGAGATTTGTGAAAGTAAGAGTGAGATCTGTTCGCATACCACAGATTGGTGACAAATTCAGTAGTAGACATGGTCAGAAGGGGACAGTTGGTATGACTTATACACAAGAGGACATGCCCTGGACTGTGGAAGGCATCACCCCTGATATTATTGTCAATCCACATGCTATTCCATCCCGAATGACAATTGGTCAGCTTATTGAGTGTATCATGGGTAAGGTGGCCGCTCACATGGGAAAGGAAGGAGATGCAACTCCTTTTACAGATGTTACT GTGGACAATATCAGCAAAGCTCTGCACAAATGTGGGTACCAAATGCGTGGTTTTGAGACTATGTACAATGGTCATACAGGGAGACGTCTGAGTGCAATGATTTTCCTTGGTCCTACATATTACCAAAGACTGAAGCATATGGTTGATGACAAGATCCATTCTCGTGGACGTGGTCCTGTGCAGATCCTCACAAGGCAACCTGCTGAGGGACGCTCACGCGATGGAGGTCTCCGATTTGGAGAGATGGAACGAGACTGCATGATTGCTCATGGAGCTGCTCATTTCCTAAAGGAGAGATTGTTTGATCAAAGTGATGCATacagggtccatgtgtgtgagCGCTGTGGGTTGATAGCCATTGCAAATCTCAAGAAGAATTCTTTCGAGTGCAGGGGGTGCAAGAACAAAACGGACATTGTTCAG GTTTACATCCCTTACGCATGTAAGTTGCTTTTCCAAGAGTTAATGGCCATGGCCATAGCGCCAAGAATGCTTACGAAGGAGATCAAATCTACAAAAGACCAAAAGAAGAAAGGAGCCTGA
- the LOC114186886 gene encoding putative tRNA (cytidine(32)/guanosine(34)-2'-O)-methyltransferase — MGRASRDKRDIYYRKAKEEGWRARSAFKLLQIDEEFNIFEGVKRVVDLCAAPGSWSQVLSRKLYLPAKLAPDSKGENLPLIVAIDLQPMAPIEGVIQVQGDITNARTAEVVIRHFDGCKADLVVCDGAPDVTGLHDMDEFVQSQLILAGLTIVTHVLKEGGKFIAKIFRGKDTSLLYCQLKLFFPVVTFAKPKSSRNSSIEAFAVCENYSPPEGFNPKDLHRLLEKVGSPSGVDDTDCCSGWLEGPNKVYIPFLACGDLSGYDSDRSYPLPKVDGGTYQSLDPVQPPIAPPYKRALELKKASNQGVRDPENLSLDS, encoded by the exons ATGGGGAGAGCTTCAAGGGATAAGAGG GATATCTATTATCGGAAAGCAAAAGAGGAAGGTTGGCGTGCTCGAAGTGCCTTTAAACTCCTTCAGATAGATGAGGAATTCAACATTTTTGAAG GAGTGAAGCGTGTTGTAGATTTATGTGCTGCCCCGGGTAGCTGGAGTCAG GTTTTGAGTCGTAAATTGTATCTCCCAGCCAAGCTTGCGCCTGATTCAAA GGGTGAAAATCTTCCTCTTATTGTTGCTATTGATTTGCAACCAATGGCTCCAATTGAAGGTGTCATTCAGGTGCAGGGTGATATAACTAATGCTCGAACAGCTGAAGTG GTCATTAGACATTTCGATGGCTGCAAGGCTGACCTGGTTGTGTGTGATGGTGCTCCTGATG TTACTGGGCTTCATGACATGGATGAGTTCGTACAGTCCCAACTCATACTTGCA GGGTTGACAATTGTTACTCATGTACTTAAGGAAGGAGGAAAGTTTATTGCAAAGATATTTAGAGGAAAGGACACGAGCCTTCTGTATTGTCAG CTAAAGTTATTCTTTCCTGTAGTGACATTTGCAAAACCAAAAAGCAGCCGCAATTCAAGCATTG AGGCATTTGCAGTCTGTGAAAACTATTCTCCTCCTGAAGGATTCAATCCAAAAGATCTGCATCGTCTTCTTGAGAAGGTTGGAAGTCCCTCGGGGGTAGATGATACAG ATTGTTGTAGTGGATGGTTGGAAGGCCCTAATAAGGTGTATATCCCATTTCTAGCTTGTGGTGACCTCAGTGGGTATGATTCTGATCGTTCATATCCACTACCTAAAGTTGATGGGGGGACATATCAGAGCTTGGATCCTGTACAACCCCCAATTGCTCCACCTTACAAGAGAGCTCTGGAGCTAAAAAAGGCCTCCAATCAAGGAGTTCGAGATCCTGAAAACCTCTCATTGGATTCTTGA